In the genome of Candidatus Hydrogenedentota bacterium, one region contains:
- a CDS encoding alpha-L-fucosidase, with product MRMWLGLILMTAFAAMALNGGAVAEDRQPDRMQWWREARFGLFIHWGPVSLKGTEIGWSRGGERRGTGGAPGQIPVEVYDNLYKEFNPVEFNAREWVEIAKQAGMKYLVFTTRHHDGFSMFDTALSDYKITNSPFKRDVVAELAQACHEAGLRLGFYYSPPDWHHPDYRTENHARFLEYLHGQVRELCTNYGRLDIFWFDGLGGTVKDWDSEKLVAMIRRLQPDIIVNNRAGLPEDHDTPEQTVGTFQRSRPWETCMTIGDQWAWKPNDRVKSLKQCLDVLVRCAGGDGNLLFNVGPMPDGRIEGRMVSRLAEMGAWLKQYGETIYGTRGGPFKPGMWGASTCKGDKVYVHILDWKAVDSSWRLPKIDARIKEASMLTGGNVKVRRTPKGIRLDIPETARQDLDTIVVLTLDRPAFDVPPVAAVDPKSKAIGPSASNVFQNMPEYAAAMAFDDDPGSRWATDGGTHKAWLAVRLKKPATFAGVHIREACGSRVQSFAIEYMKNGTWISCYQGKTIGEDFRAAFAPVKAREFRLNILKATEGPTLFDFRLLPQEKRSSGGR from the coding sequence ATGCGGATGTGGCTGGGTTTGATTTTGATGACGGCGTTTGCCGCGATGGCGCTAAATGGCGGCGCTGTTGCGGAGGATCGGCAGCCGGATCGAATGCAATGGTGGCGCGAGGCGCGGTTTGGCCTGTTCATCCATTGGGGCCCGGTCAGCCTCAAGGGCACGGAGATCGGGTGGTCGCGGGGGGGCGAGCGGCGCGGCACGGGCGGCGCGCCGGGGCAAATTCCCGTGGAGGTGTATGACAACCTGTACAAAGAGTTCAATCCGGTCGAATTCAACGCGAGGGAATGGGTGGAAATCGCGAAACAGGCCGGAATGAAGTATCTTGTGTTCACGACGCGGCATCACGACGGATTTTCAATGTTCGACACGGCGTTGTCGGACTACAAAATCACGAATTCGCCGTTCAAGCGCGACGTGGTGGCCGAATTGGCGCAGGCGTGCCATGAGGCCGGGTTGCGCCTCGGTTTTTATTATTCGCCGCCGGATTGGCATCACCCCGACTACCGCACGGAAAACCATGCGCGATTTCTCGAATACCTGCACGGGCAAGTGCGCGAGTTGTGCACGAATTACGGCCGGCTCGACATCTTCTGGTTCGACGGGCTGGGCGGAACCGTCAAGGATTGGGATTCCGAAAAACTTGTTGCGATGATTCGCCGGTTGCAGCCGGACATCATCGTGAACAATCGCGCGGGACTTCCCGAAGATCACGACACGCCCGAACAGACCGTCGGCACGTTTCAGCGTTCGCGGCCCTGGGAAACCTGCATGACCATCGGCGATCAGTGGGCGTGGAAACCCAACGACCGCGTGAAATCGCTCAAGCAGTGCCTCGACGTACTTGTCCGCTGCGCGGGCGGCGACGGCAACCTGCTGTTCAACGTCGGCCCGATGCCGGACGGGCGCATCGAGGGGCGGATGGTCTCGCGCTTGGCTGAAATGGGCGCATGGCTGAAACAATACGGCGAGACCATTTATGGAACGCGCGGCGGGCCGTTCAAGCCCGGCATGTGGGGCGCGAGCACCTGCAAGGGCGATAAGGTTTACGTCCATATCCTCGACTGGAAGGCCGTGGATTCGTCATGGCGGTTGCCGAAAATAGATGCGCGAATCAAGGAGGCGTCCATGTTGACGGGTGGAAACGTCAAGGTCCGCCGGACGCCCAAGGGGATTCGACTCGACATTCCCGAAACGGCTCGGCAGGATCTGGACACGATCGTCGTGTTGACGCTCGATCGTCCCGCGTTCGACGTGCCGCCTGTCGCGGCCGTTGATCCGAAATCGAAGGCGATCGGCCCGTCCGCCTCGAACGTGTTTCAAAACATGCCGGAATATGCGGCGGCCATGGCCTTCGACGACGACCCCGGCTCGCGTTGGGCCACCGACGGAGGCACGCACAAGGCATGGCTTGCCGTTCGCCTGAAGAAGCCCGCGACGTTCGCGGGGGTGCACATACGCGAGGCCTGCGGATCGCGCGTCCAATCCTTCGCCATCGAATACATGAAAAACGGCACATGGATTTCCTGCTACCAGGGCAAGACCATCGGCGAGGATTTTCGCGCCGCCTTCGCGCCCGTGAAGGCACGGGAATTCCGTCTCAATATCCTCAAAGCCACTGAAGGGCCCACCCTGTTCGACTTCCGGCTCCTGCCCCAGGAAAAACGTTCTTCCGGAGGGCGGTAA
- a CDS encoding PRC-barrel domain-containing protein: MLRSLKATLGFRIESTDGSCGKVRDFHFDSDTGALKYVVVGLGFRYPWRNVLISADKIVHVEWRDMALCVNLTRTEIGHSPLISADPPIYKQIEEQMREYSAWVSHWTPLSGMPEPEPAPHRRPGSNRQSFKHLLGYQIDTLDGHAARLADLFVDDGTWRVRALAVEMGRQEQAIILTECIRSIVCERRVICLEIDRAGLVSAPVHNPFLADDDTLEERLKAHYARTLQHA; encoded by the coding sequence ATGTTGAGAAGTTTGAAAGCAACGCTGGGTTTCCGCATTGAATCAACGGATGGTTCTTGTGGAAAGGTCCGGGATTTTCACTTCGACAGCGATACCGGCGCGCTGAAATACGTGGTCGTGGGCTTGGGCTTCCGCTACCCATGGCGCAATGTCCTTATTTCGGCTGACAAGATTGTCCATGTCGAATGGCGGGATATGGCCCTATGCGTGAACCTAACCCGCACCGAAATCGGGCATTCGCCGCTCATTTCCGCCGATCCGCCCATTTACAAACAAATCGAGGAACAGATGCGGGAATATTCGGCATGGGTATCACATTGGACTCCCCTCAGCGGCATGCCGGAACCGGAACCGGCGCCTCATCGCCGGCCCGGATCCAACCGGCAAAGTTTCAAGCACCTGCTGGGATACCAGATTGACACCCTGGATGGCCATGCCGCCCGGCTGGCCGATCTGTTCGTGGATGACGGCACGTGGCGCGTGCGGGCGCTCGCTGTCGAGATGGGCCGACAAGAACAGGCGATCATCTTGACCGAATGCATCCGTTCGATCGTTTGCGAGCGCCGCGTCATTTGCCTCGAAATAGACCGGGCGGGCCTTGTCTCCGCGCCGGTCCATAATCCGTTTTTAGCCGACGACGACACGCTGGAGGAACGCCTCAAGGCGCATTACGCCCGCACCCTTCAACACGCCTGA
- a CDS encoding alpha-galactosidase gives MAGILMTVVAQMACGAAPTPAELDEARRWVAAKFEGIQVAPEPAAGIVVFANNDPVQPNARHGRPMRIAGVEYTRGLYCHAVSRLLVRLPGPGARFDAIAGMDSNEQTSGGRGSVVFHVRVGEGEAWKSEVMREGMAGVPVSVELNGARDFHLDIDDAGDGISCDQADWAEARVTLADGTVLWLGDLPLEGPARMPYSTDPFISFTYGGRPSSEFLSSWKFERSSRKLDENRTEYTLSYTDPDTGLVARCIGIVYDDFPTVEWTLRFANTGAKDTPIIENIRALDTVFDRGAMGEYVLHYHKGDNCTADSFEPQETTLGPKTEKTIANTGGRPTQIAFPYFNISAGNEGLIFVLSWAGQWDAAFARDEGVRLSLKAGQERTHFTLHPGEEVRQPMVVLQFWKGHRLHAQNVWRAWMLAHNLPRPGGKRPPVPHLAACSSHQYGEMIHANSDTQKFFVDKYLERGLMLDYWWMDAGWYWNKTGWPNTGTWEVDTNRFPGGLRPISDHAHAKGVKIIVWFEPERVTAGTWLADNHPEWILGGKDGGLLNLGNPEAREWLTNHVDKLLTEQGIDLYRQDFNMDPLDFWRKNDAEDRQGITEIRHVEGYFQYWDELRRRHPNMLIDSCASGGRRNDLETLRRAVPLLRSDYIMEPTGNQCHSWALPLWFPFYGTGSSKTDTYLIRSTLCPHYIACWDQRDDAIDWANIKRIVDQWKAFAPNYYGDYYPLTEYSLRNDQWIAWQFHRAGENEGMAQVFRRENSPYETARLPLHGLDADKTYAVTDLDRPDAPMTLTGRELLEKGLPVTIERRPGEGFFVYREKK, from the coding sequence ATGGCTGGGATTTTGATGACGGTGGTCGCGCAAATGGCATGCGGGGCGGCGCCCACGCCCGCGGAATTGGATGAGGCGCGGCGCTGGGTGGCCGCGAAATTCGAGGGAATCCAAGTGGCGCCGGAACCCGCGGCGGGCATCGTCGTGTTCGCGAACAACGATCCCGTCCAGCCCAACGCGCGCCACGGCCGCCCCATGCGCATCGCCGGCGTCGAATACACCCGCGGTTTGTACTGCCATGCCGTGAGCCGTCTTCTGGTGCGGCTGCCGGGGCCGGGCGCCCGGTTCGACGCCATCGCGGGCATGGATTCGAACGAGCAGACCAGCGGCGGACGCGGCAGTGTCGTCTTCCACGTGCGCGTGGGTGAAGGCGAAGCGTGGAAATCCGAGGTCATGCGCGAAGGCATGGCGGGCGTGCCCGTGTCGGTGGAACTGAACGGCGCAAGGGACTTTCATCTCGACATTGACGATGCGGGCGACGGCATCAGCTGCGATCAGGCCGACTGGGCCGAAGCGCGCGTCACGTTGGCCGACGGAACTGTGCTGTGGCTGGGCGATTTGCCGCTGGAAGGACCGGCGCGCATGCCGTATTCGACCGATCCGTTCATCTCGTTCACCTATGGCGGCCGCCCTTCGTCGGAGTTTCTTTCCTCGTGGAAATTCGAACGGTCTTCGCGCAAACTCGATGAAAACCGAACGGAATACACGCTGTCGTACACGGATCCGGACACGGGTCTCGTCGCGCGGTGCATCGGTATCGTCTACGACGACTTTCCAACGGTCGAATGGACATTGCGCTTCGCGAACACCGGTGCGAAAGACACGCCCATCATCGAAAACATCCGCGCCCTGGATACGGTTTTCGATCGGGGCGCAATGGGCGAGTATGTATTGCACTACCACAAAGGGGACAATTGCACCGCCGACAGTTTCGAGCCGCAAGAGACAACCCTCGGCCCGAAAACGGAAAAGACGATCGCCAACACCGGCGGGCGTCCGACGCAGATCGCGTTCCCCTATTTCAACATTTCCGCCGGCAACGAGGGGCTGATTTTCGTGTTGAGTTGGGCCGGACAATGGGACGCGGCGTTCGCGCGCGACGAAGGCGTCCGCTTGTCGCTGAAAGCGGGGCAGGAGCGCACGCATTTCACGCTGCATCCGGGCGAGGAGGTCCGGCAGCCCATGGTTGTCCTCCAGTTCTGGAAAGGCCACCGCCTGCACGCCCAGAACGTATGGCGCGCATGGATGCTTGCGCACAACCTGCCCCGGCCCGGCGGAAAACGGCCGCCCGTGCCGCATCTCGCCGCGTGCAGTTCGCATCAGTACGGCGAAATGATCCACGCGAACAGCGACACCCAGAAATTTTTCGTGGACAAATACCTCGAACGCGGCCTCATGCTCGATTACTGGTGGATGGACGCCGGTTGGTACTGGAACAAGACAGGGTGGCCCAACACCGGCACATGGGAAGTAGACACAAACCGCTTTCCCGGCGGCCTGCGCCCGATTTCGGATCACGCCCACGCGAAAGGCGTCAAAATCATCGTGTGGTTCGAGCCGGAACGCGTGACGGCGGGCACGTGGCTCGCGGACAACCATCCGGAATGGATCCTCGGCGGCAAGGACGGCGGCCTGCTCAATCTCGGCAACCCCGAAGCCCGCGAATGGCTCACGAACCACGTGGACAAACTTCTGACGGAGCAGGGCATTGACCTGTACCGGCAGGATTTCAACATGGACCCGCTCGACTTCTGGCGAAAGAACGATGCCGAAGATCGGCAGGGCATCACCGAAATTCGCCACGTCGAGGGTTATTTCCAGTATTGGGACGAACTCCGGCGGCGGCATCCGAACATGCTCATTGACTCGTGCGCGAGCGGCGGACGCCGCAACGATCTCGAAACGCTGCGGCGCGCCGTCCCGCTGCTGCGCAGCGACTACATCATGGAGCCCACCGGCAACCAGTGCCACTCATGGGCGCTTCCGCTCTGGTTCCCCTTCTACGGCACGGGATCGTCGAAGACCGACACCTACCTCATCCGCAGCACGCTGTGTCCCCATTACATCGCCTGTTGGGACCAACGCGACGACGCGATCGATTGGGCCAACATCAAGCGTATCGTGGATCAATGGAAGGCCTTTGCACCCAATTATTACGGCGACTACTATCCGCTGACCGAATACTCGTTGCGCAACGATCAATGGATCGCGTGGCAATTCCATCGCGCCGGCGAAAACGAGGGCATGGCGCAGGTCTTCCGGCGCGAGAACAGCCCCTACGAAACCGCGCGCCTGCCGCTCCACGGACTCGATGCGGACAAGACCTATGCCGTGACGGATCTCGACAGGCCCGATGCCCCCATGACTCTCACCGGCAGGGAACTCCTGGAAAAGGGTCTGCCGGTCACCATCGAGCGCAGACCCGGCGAAGGGTTTTTCGTCTATCGCGAAAAAAAATGA
- a CDS encoding aldo/keto reductase has protein sequence MELRDFGKRSGFRIPRVNLGPMRLPADFDEAAALIRKAIDAGMVYIDASRGYEDCELKLARALKDGYREKVILSTKWSPWGMPIEKSDDTSADCVRRRMDEQMKRLDVDYLDFYQIWSINSREQFNQVTRRGGMLDGIRKAMDEGIVGHAGFTTHDEPESLVSYLPEADWCEIILFTYNILQTRYAPAIAAAHRLGIGTLVMNPVGGGRLAEPSPVLARLAEEIGAASVPDLAIRYLMSNPNVDTILSGVGKASDIRDSIASAEAGPFSGDQLRRIHEYMAEVSEGASRLCTGCEYCLPCPAGIAIPEIMACVMDDRYWGFTASARERYRRQATGADACTECGACEEKCTQKLAIREDMAYARQRFGA, from the coding sequence ATGGAGTTGCGCGATTTTGGAAAACGCAGCGGGTTTCGGATACCCCGCGTGAACCTGGGTCCGATGCGGCTGCCGGCGGATTTCGACGAGGCGGCGGCGCTGATTCGGAAAGCCATTGACGCGGGCATGGTCTATATTGACGCCAGCCGCGGCTACGAGGACTGCGAATTGAAACTGGCGCGGGCCTTGAAAGACGGTTACCGCGAGAAAGTCATTCTCTCGACGAAGTGGTCGCCATGGGGGATGCCGATAGAAAAAAGCGACGATACGTCCGCGGACTGCGTCCGGCGGCGCATGGACGAGCAGATGAAACGGCTCGATGTTGATTACCTGGATTTCTACCAGATATGGAGCATCAACAGCCGCGAACAATTCAACCAGGTAACGCGGCGGGGCGGCATGCTCGACGGGATCCGCAAGGCCATGGACGAGGGAATCGTCGGCCATGCCGGCTTCACGACACACGACGAGCCGGAGAGTCTTGTTTCGTACTTGCCCGAGGCGGACTGGTGCGAAATCATCCTGTTCACGTACAACATCCTGCAAACGCGGTATGCGCCGGCCATCGCCGCCGCGCACCGGCTCGGAATCGGTACACTGGTCATGAATCCCGTCGGAGGGGGACGCCTTGCCGAACCCAGCCCGGTGCTGGCGCGGCTGGCGGAAGAAATCGGCGCGGCGTCCGTTCCCGATCTTGCCATTCGGTACCTCATGTCGAATCCAAACGTGGACACGATTCTTTCGGGCGTGGGCAAAGCCTCCGACATTCGCGATTCGATTGCCTCCGCCGAAGCGGGACCGTTTTCCGGGGATCAACTTCGCCGCATTCACGAATACATGGCGGAGGTGTCGGAGGGCGCAAGCCGGCTGTGCACCGGATGCGAATACTGCCTGCCCTGTCCGGCCGGCATCGCGATTCCGGAGATCATGGCCTGCGTGATGGACGATCGGTATTGGGGTTTCACGGCGTCGGCGCGCGAACGGTACCGCCGACAGGCAACCGGCGCAGACGCATGCACCGAATGCGGCGCGTGCGAGGAAAAATGCACGCAGAAACTGGCCATCCGCGAGGACATGGCCTATGCACGGCAACGTTTCGGCGCGTAA